One part of the Polycyclovorans algicola TG408 genome encodes these proteins:
- the argJ gene encoding bifunctional glutamate N-acetyltransferase/amino-acid acetyltransferase ArgJ: MAVNLSAPVDLMPVAGVTLGVASAAIKKAGRDDLLVMCFAPGTVAGGVFTRNAFAAAPVQLCRDRLATGDGLRALLINSGNANAATGDGGRADAECLTAALAEHLGCQATQVWPFSTGVIGVRLPVTRMVDALPRALAAASQDHWGLAAQAIMTTDTVAKGLSRRVETTRGAVTVTGIAKGVGMIYPNMATLLAVVATDAPMHAGDVQALTREAADRSFNCVTIDSDTSTNDSFVIAATGAVGGAPFVAGSADADAVRAAIFDVCETLAQAIARDGEGATRFVTIDVDGAGSRDEARQVAMSIANSPLVKTALFAGDANWGRLVMAIGKAGVEGLDPATVDLRLDDLPLLAGGQPHPDYTDPAGTAVLAKPEYTISVSLGRGEASIRCWTCDFSYDYVKINAEYRT, encoded by the coding sequence ATGGCCGTGAACCTGTCTGCCCCAGTTGATCTGATGCCGGTTGCCGGCGTAACCCTGGGCGTCGCCTCGGCGGCCATCAAGAAGGCTGGACGTGACGACCTGCTGGTGATGTGCTTTGCGCCCGGCACCGTCGCGGGCGGTGTGTTCACCCGCAACGCGTTTGCTGCCGCCCCCGTGCAACTGTGTCGTGATCGGTTGGCCACGGGCGACGGGCTGCGTGCGCTGCTGATCAACAGCGGCAATGCCAATGCGGCCACCGGCGACGGCGGGCGGGCCGATGCCGAATGCCTCACGGCCGCCCTCGCCGAACACCTCGGTTGTCAGGCAACTCAGGTGTGGCCGTTCTCGACCGGGGTCATCGGTGTGCGCCTGCCGGTGACGCGCATGGTGGACGCCCTGCCGCGCGCGCTCGCCGCCGCGAGCCAGGATCACTGGGGTCTTGCCGCCCAGGCGATCATGACCACCGACACCGTGGCCAAGGGACTGTCACGCCGCGTTGAAACCACGCGTGGCGCGGTGACGGTCACCGGCATCGCCAAGGGCGTCGGCATGATCTACCCCAACATGGCGACCCTGCTGGCCGTGGTCGCCACCGACGCACCGATGCACGCCGGCGACGTCCAGGCGCTGACCCGTGAGGCGGCGGACCGCTCGTTCAACTGCGTCACCATCGACAGCGACACCTCGACCAACGACAGCTTCGTCATCGCCGCCACCGGCGCCGTGGGCGGTGCCCCATTTGTCGCGGGCAGCGCTGATGCAGATGCGGTTCGCGCTGCGATCTTCGACGTTTGCGAAACCCTGGCCCAGGCGATTGCCCGCGACGGCGAGGGCGCAACACGCTTCGTCACCATTGATGTCGACGGTGCGGGCAGCCGCGATGAAGCGCGCCAGGTGGCGATGTCGATTGCCAATTCGCCGCTGGTCAAAACGGCACTGTTCGCCGGTGACGCCAACTGGGGGCGGCTGGTCATGGCCATTGGCAAGGCGGGCGTCGAAGGGCTGGACCCGGCGACTGTCGACCTGCGCCTCGATGATCTGCCGCTGCTTGCCGGTGGGCAGCCCCACCCGGACTACACCGACCCTGCTGGCACCGCCGTGCTGGCCAAGCCCGAGTACACGATCAGCGTGTCCCTGGGCCGGGGCGAGGCGTCGATACGCTGCTGGACCTGCGACTTCAGCTACGACTACGTGAAAATCAACGCCGAATACCGCACCTGA
- the ftsZ gene encoding cell division protein FtsZ, whose translation MSSNQSREMFEILDGQSRKAVIRVIGVGGGGCNTVNQMALGGIDGVEFICANTDRDHLEKCLPTSQIQLGLELTRGLGAGSNPEVGRQAAEEDRDRIREMLEGTDLLFITAGMGGGTGTGAAPVIAEVAKELGILTVAVVTKPFAHENRKRLKVAMQGIDELRERVDSLVLIPNEKLSLVLGSKITVMNCFKAANDVLNNAVQGISELITRPGHINVDFADVKTVMSNRGMAMMGIGRASGEGRAQKAVEMALSSPLLDDIELSGARGLLVNVTCDESLEMEEWEFINQRVNDIASDEADAKCGMAFNPDSNGEIWVTVVATGLGNPRQVENTHASQAAPAMNNPKVAPFLRPAVEPMPAEQEPRHHYPQKQALRAAGGGGSSFPIGLDDNIINIPAFLRNQAD comes from the coding sequence ATGAGCAGCAATCAATCGCGGGAAATGTTCGAAATTCTGGACGGCCAGAGTCGGAAAGCCGTCATTCGCGTGATCGGTGTCGGTGGAGGCGGCTGTAACACGGTCAATCAGATGGCACTGGGCGGTATTGATGGTGTGGAATTCATCTGCGCCAATACTGATCGTGATCACCTGGAGAAATGCTTGCCGACCAGCCAGATCCAACTCGGGCTCGAGTTGACGCGCGGCTTGGGTGCCGGCTCCAACCCGGAAGTGGGCCGTCAGGCGGCCGAAGAAGATCGTGATCGCATTCGCGAAATGCTGGAAGGCACCGACTTGCTGTTCATTACCGCCGGCATGGGTGGCGGCACCGGCACCGGCGCCGCCCCGGTCATTGCCGAAGTTGCCAAAGAGTTGGGCATTCTCACGGTTGCGGTGGTGACCAAGCCTTTCGCCCACGAAAATCGCAAGCGTCTGAAGGTGGCGATGCAAGGTATTGACGAATTGCGCGAGCGCGTTGATTCACTGGTGCTGATCCCCAACGAGAAACTTTCGCTGGTGCTCGGTTCAAAGATCACCGTCATGAATTGCTTCAAGGCGGCCAATGATGTCCTCAATAACGCGGTGCAGGGCATTTCAGAATTGATTACCCGGCCCGGACACATCAACGTCGACTTCGCCGACGTCAAGACCGTTATGTCCAATCGCGGCATGGCGATGATGGGGATCGGCCGCGCCAGTGGTGAAGGGCGCGCGCAAAAGGCGGTCGAGATGGCGTTGTCCAGCCCACTGCTCGACGATATCGAACTGTCCGGCGCCCGTGGCCTGTTGGTCAACGTGACCTGCGACGAATCGCTGGAGATGGAGGAGTGGGAATTCATCAACCAGCGCGTCAACGACATCGCGTCTGATGAAGCCGACGCCAAGTGCGGCATGGCGTTCAACCCGGATTCCAATGGCGAGATTTGGGTGACTGTGGTCGCCACCGGCCTTGGCAATCCCCGTCAGGTCGAAAATACCCACGCGTCGCAGGCGGCACCGGCCATGAACAACCCCAAGGTCGCGCCGTTTTTGCGCCCGGCGGTGGAGCCAATGCCGGCCGAACAGGAGCCGCGTCATCACTATCCGCAGAAGCAGGCGCTGCGGGCCGCGGGTGGGGGTGGTTCGTCTTTCCCCATCGGGCTGGATGACAACATCATCAATATTCCGGCGTTCCTGCGGAATCAGGCGGACTGA
- the lpxC gene encoding UDP-3-O-acyl-N-acetylglucosamine deacetylase: MAQQRTIRQPIRASGIGLHSGRKVFMSLLPAPPDSGIVFRRTDLTPAVNVPTRADWLREATMCSTLVNEDNVKVMTIEHLMSALAGLGVDNCLVELSSPEVPIMDGSSAPFVFLLQSVGLREQGVPKRFIKIRQPVHVQDGDKWARFEPYDGFRLAFTIDFPHPALRSSQQSTSVEFSTTQYIREVARARTFGFMRELDQLRAHNLGLGASLDNVVALDDFRVVNPDGLRYDDEFVRHKILDAIGDLYLLGHHVIGAYSAFKSGHALNNQLVRAVLADRKAWEWVSFDTEQGSPVHFEPVSRLAAA, encoded by the coding sequence ATGGCCCAACAAAGAACAATTCGACAACCCATCCGCGCGTCCGGTATCGGCCTGCACTCCGGACGCAAAGTGTTCATGTCTTTGCTGCCGGCGCCCCCGGACAGCGGCATCGTTTTTCGGCGCACCGATCTGACCCCGGCCGTCAATGTGCCGACGCGTGCCGACTGGCTGCGCGAGGCGACCATGTGCAGCACCCTGGTCAACGAAGACAACGTCAAGGTCATGACCATCGAGCATCTGATGTCGGCCCTCGCCGGGCTGGGGGTCGACAACTGCCTGGTTGAGCTTTCATCTCCGGAGGTGCCGATCATGGACGGCAGTTCGGCACCGTTCGTGTTTTTGCTGCAGTCCGTCGGGCTGCGCGAACAAGGCGTGCCCAAGCGGTTCATCAAGATCCGCCAACCGGTACACGTGCAGGACGGCGACAAGTGGGCGCGATTCGAGCCTTACGACGGTTTCCGCCTGGCGTTCACCATCGACTTTCCGCATCCGGCGCTGCGTTCGTCGCAGCAGAGCACGTCGGTGGAATTTTCGACCACCCAGTACATTCGTGAGGTCGCGAGGGCGCGCACATTCGGGTTCATGCGTGAACTCGACCAGCTCCGGGCGCACAACCTCGGTCTCGGCGCCAGCCTCGACAATGTCGTCGCACTGGATGACTTCCGCGTCGTCAATCCTGACGGGCTGCGCTACGACGATGAATTCGTGCGCCATAAAATTCTCGACGCCATTGGCGATCTCTACCTGCTGGGTCACCACGTGATTGGCGCTTACAGTGCGTTCAAGTCCGGGCACGCGCTGAACAATCAGCTCGTGCGTGCGGTGCTCGCCGACCGCAAAGCGTGGGAGTGGGTCAGTTTTGACACTGAGCAAGGTTCGCCCGTGCATTTCGAGCCGGTGTCGCGGCTGGCCGCAGCCTGA
- the ftsA gene encoding cell division protein FtsA, which produces MARRDERELWVALDIGTSKCRVLVGQVMPEGHMEVISEGVAECRGVNRGDVVNIEATITAIRRAVENAEQLGSCRIGSVNVGTSGPHIQGHNSTGVAPVRGREVTQKDVESVIDAAKAVLIPADQRIFHVIPQEFMVDGRDGIHDAVGMHGVRLEARVHLITGSEGAQLNVRKCVERSDLVLDNFFVPHITAAEAVLLPEERALGVGLIDIGAGTSDIAIHRGGAIRHSAVLAMGGNLVTNDISMAFRTPAPSAEQIKIEHGCAWPQMVTGNDVIEVRGVGEGPVRQLSRQTLSEVIWARYDEIFRFILRELRRSETDEMIKSGGLVLTGGAAAMPGVVELAEQIFDMPVRIGLPHNISGPDALLRDPSAAAAAGLLLAAHRVGLQRPRDSGANAAQWLKGVKEWFAKNF; this is translated from the coding sequence ATGGCCAGACGAGACGAGCGGGAGCTATGGGTGGCCCTGGACATCGGGACTTCAAAGTGCCGCGTATTGGTCGGGCAGGTGATGCCCGAAGGCCACATGGAAGTGATCAGCGAAGGCGTGGCCGAATGCCGTGGCGTTAACCGCGGTGACGTGGTCAACATCGAAGCGACCATCACCGCCATCCGCCGCGCCGTGGAGAACGCCGAACAGCTCGGCAGTTGCCGAATCGGCTCGGTGAATGTCGGCACCTCGGGGCCACACATTCAGGGGCATAACTCGACCGGCGTGGCGCCGGTGCGTGGTCGTGAGGTGACGCAGAAAGACGTCGAAAGCGTGATTGATGCTGCCAAGGCGGTCTTGATTCCCGCCGACCAGCGCATCTTCCACGTCATTCCCCAGGAGTTCATGGTCGACGGCCGCGACGGCATTCACGACGCGGTGGGCATGCATGGCGTTCGGCTTGAGGCGCGCGTGCACCTGATCACCGGCTCGGAGGGCGCGCAGCTCAACGTCCGCAAGTGCGTCGAGCGCAGCGACCTGGTGCTCGACAACTTCTTCGTGCCGCACATCACCGCGGCCGAAGCGGTGCTGTTGCCCGAAGAGCGCGCCCTGGGCGTCGGGCTGATCGACATTGGGGCCGGTACGTCCGACATCGCCATTCACCGCGGCGGGGCCATTCGCCACAGTGCGGTGTTGGCCATGGGCGGCAACCTGGTCACCAACGACATTTCCATGGCATTCCGCACGCCGGCGCCGTCGGCCGAGCAGATCAAGATCGAACATGGGTGTGCCTGGCCGCAGATGGTCACCGGCAACGATGTGATCGAAGTGCGCGGCGTCGGCGAAGGACCGGTGCGGCAACTGTCACGCCAGACCCTGTCCGAGGTGATCTGGGCACGTTACGACGAGATCTTCCGCTTCATTCTGCGCGAGCTGCGTCGCTCCGAGACCGACGAAATGATCAAGTCCGGCGGCCTGGTGTTGACCGGTGGTGCCGCCGCGATGCCCGGTGTGGTCGAACTGGCCGAGCAGATCTTCGACATGCCGGTGCGTATCGGCCTGCCGCACAACATTTCAGGGCCCGATGCGCTGCTGCGTGACCCGTCGGCCGCCGCCGCGGCCGGGTTGTTGCTGGCGGCGCACCGGGTCGGCTTGCAACGGCCACGAGACAGCGGTGCCAATGCCGCGCAATGGCTGAAGGGGGTGAAAGAGTGGTTTGCGAAAAACTTCTAG
- the secA gene encoding preprotein translocase subunit SecA, whose amino-acid sequence MFNQMLARMFGSRNQRVVKRMASGVKAAASFEDGLKALSDEALQARTGDLKARLAAGATLDQLQAEAFATVREAARRVLGMRHFDVQIVGGTVLHQGKIAEMKTGEGKTLMATLPVYLNALSGKGVHVVTVNDYLARRDAEWMGRLYNFLGMSVGVVVAGQTQDEKRAAYAADITYGTNNEFGFDYLRDNMAFSLKDKAQRGQHFAIVDEVDSILIDEARTPLIISGPTDDDPALWGKLNAVIPQLVRQTEEEGEGDFWADEKSRQVHLSEAGMEHVEDILRQSGLLAEDDALYDAANIVLVHHLNALLRAHHLYRRDVEYIVRNGQVVIIDEFTGRMMAGRRWSDGLHQAVEAKEGVPVQQENQTLASITFQNYFRLYKKLAGMTGTADTEAFEFQSIYGLEVVVVPTNKPMKRLDRGDQVFMNADDKFGAVIKDIVEANAKAQPVLVGTASIESSELLARMLVERGIAHEVLNAKQHEREAEIIAQAGRPGAVTIATNMAGRGTDIVLGGALESELAKLAEDDLAGRQQAKTDWQQRHDAVIASGGLLVVGSERHESRRIDNQLRGRSGRQGDPGETRFYLSLDDTLMRIFTPPRMRAMLKNLGLEPGEAIEHRWVTRAIETAQRKVESHNFDMRKNLLEYDNVANDQRKVVYELRDQLMGADKVTGLVESIRPDVITALVDAYIPPQSVESMWNVAGLEETVKRDLALDLPIQRWLDEDDSLNESKLRKKLLTLVAEAYQAKKASVGDSVLEHFEKAIMLQTLDQFWREHLAAMDYLRLGIHLRGYAQKDPKQEYKREAFGMFSELLARFKFEVTSLLARVRIQTEAEVEAVEAERRRASEAMANRMQAQHAEATSLPSNPLPDAQAPPAAPPAPASGRSLNTSRAASPPVKPATVMRDMPKVGRNDPCPCGSGKKYKQCHGQL is encoded by the coding sequence ATGTTCAATCAGATGTTGGCGCGGATGTTCGGCAGCCGTAATCAGCGCGTGGTCAAGCGCATGGCCTCCGGTGTCAAGGCGGCGGCGAGCTTCGAGGACGGTCTGAAGGCGCTGAGCGACGAGGCATTGCAGGCCCGCACCGGCGACCTCAAGGCACGGCTTGCCGCCGGTGCGACCTTGGACCAACTTCAGGCCGAGGCCTTCGCCACGGTGCGTGAAGCCGCGCGCCGGGTGCTGGGCATGCGCCACTTCGACGTGCAAATCGTCGGCGGCACGGTGCTGCACCAGGGCAAGATCGCCGAGATGAAGACCGGCGAAGGTAAAACCCTCATGGCGACCTTGCCGGTGTACCTCAACGCGCTCAGCGGCAAGGGCGTGCATGTGGTCACCGTGAACGACTACCTCGCGCGCCGCGATGCCGAGTGGATGGGGCGCCTCTACAACTTCCTCGGCATGAGCGTCGGCGTGGTTGTGGCGGGCCAGACCCAGGACGAGAAGCGTGCCGCTTACGCGGCCGACATCACCTACGGCACCAACAACGAATTCGGTTTCGATTATTTGCGCGACAACATGGCGTTCTCGCTCAAGGACAAGGCGCAGCGGGGACAGCACTTCGCCATCGTCGATGAAGTCGACTCGATCCTCATCGACGAAGCCCGTACGCCGCTGATCATCAGCGGCCCGACCGACGACGACCCGGCCCTGTGGGGCAAGCTCAACGCGGTGATTCCCCAGTTGGTTCGCCAGACCGAGGAAGAAGGCGAAGGCGACTTCTGGGCCGATGAAAAATCCCGCCAAGTCCACCTGTCCGAGGCGGGTATGGAGCACGTCGAAGACATCCTTCGACAAAGTGGCCTCCTCGCAGAAGACGATGCGCTTTACGACGCCGCCAACATCGTGCTCGTTCACCACCTCAATGCACTGCTCCGCGCCCACCACCTTTACCGGCGGGACGTGGAATACATCGTCCGCAACGGCCAGGTGGTGATCATTGACGAGTTCACCGGCCGCATGATGGCCGGTCGGCGCTGGTCGGACGGCCTGCACCAGGCCGTCGAGGCCAAGGAAGGCGTTCCGGTTCAGCAGGAAAACCAGACGCTCGCCAGCATCACCTTTCAGAACTATTTCCGGCTTTACAAAAAGCTCGCCGGCATGACCGGCACGGCCGACACCGAAGCCTTCGAGTTCCAGAGCATTTACGGCCTCGAAGTCGTGGTGGTGCCGACCAACAAGCCCATGAAGCGGCTTGATCGCGGCGATCAGGTGTTCATGAATGCCGACGACAAGTTCGGCGCGGTTATCAAGGACATCGTCGAGGCCAACGCCAAGGCCCAGCCGGTGCTGGTGGGGACCGCCAGCATCGAAAGCTCCGAACTGCTCGCCAGGATGTTGGTCGAGCGCGGCATCGCTCACGAGGTGCTCAACGCCAAGCAGCACGAACGTGAGGCCGAGATCATCGCCCAGGCCGGTCGCCCCGGCGCCGTGACCATCGCCACCAACATGGCCGGTCGTGGCACCGACATCGTGCTCGGTGGCGCGCTCGAATCGGAGCTGGCCAAACTGGCCGAAGACGACCTTGCCGGGCGCCAACAAGCCAAAACGGATTGGCAGCAGCGGCATGATGCGGTGATTGCCTCCGGCGGTCTGTTGGTGGTGGGCTCCGAGCGCCACGAATCACGCCGCATCGACAATCAGCTTCGCGGTCGTTCCGGACGCCAGGGTGACCCCGGCGAAACCCGGTTCTATCTGTCGCTGGACGACACCTTGATGCGCATCTTCACGCCGCCGCGAATGCGCGCGATGCTGAAGAACCTGGGCCTGGAGCCGGGCGAGGCCATCGAGCATCGCTGGGTGACGCGCGCCATCGAAACCGCGCAGCGCAAGGTCGAAAGTCACAACTTCGACATGCGCAAGAACCTGCTCGAATACGACAACGTCGCCAACGACCAGCGCAAGGTGGTCTACGAGTTGCGCGATCAACTGATGGGCGCCGACAAGGTCACCGGGCTGGTCGAATCGATCCGCCCCGACGTGATCACGGCACTGGTCGATGCCTACATCCCGCCGCAGTCGGTGGAGTCGATGTGGAACGTGGCCGGACTCGAAGAAACCGTGAAGCGAGACCTGGCGCTGGACCTGCCAATCCAGCGCTGGCTGGATGAGGACGACAGCCTCAACGAATCGAAGTTGCGCAAGAAGTTGTTGACGCTGGTGGCGGAGGCCTATCAGGCCAAGAAGGCCTCGGTGGGCGACTCGGTGCTGGAGCATTTCGAGAAGGCCATCATGCTGCAGACACTCGACCAGTTTTGGCGCGAACACCTTGCGGCCATGGACTATCTGCGCCTCGGCATTCACCTGCGTGGCTACGCGCAGAAAGACCCCAAGCAGGAATACAAGCGCGAAGCCTTCGGCATGTTCAGCGAGCTGCTGGCGCGCTTCAAGTTCGAAGTCACCAGCTTGCTGGCACGGGTCCGCATTCAGACCGAAGCCGAAGTTGAGGCCGTCGAGGCCGAGCGCCGCCGTGCCAGCGAGGCGATGGCCAATCGCATGCAGGCGCAGCATGCCGAGGCCACATCGTTACCGAGCAACCCTCTACCCGATGCCCAGGCCCCCCCCGCTGCGCCACCGGCCCCAGCGTCAGGCCGCAGCCTCAACACGTCGCGTGCCGCGTCACCGCCGGTCAAGCCTGCAACGGTGATGCGCGACATGCCCAAGGTCGGCCGCAACGATCCCTGCCCCTGCGGCAGCGGCAAGAAATACAAGCAGTGTCACGGCCAACTTTGA
- a CDS encoding M23 family metallopeptidase produces MEIIVVNRRGGQVRPLSLGHKTLKWGAIVAGFLMLSIVMAGGWVGAKIGALHADQVRSAELADDISLTALTEWSNLLADQEDRLAELQRESGEEARALSRRLGILQAQITRLEAAGTRLAELSGLDAGEFNFQAPPSVGGPELLVDDQQGEPSSTDLRSALSQTEAQVRDRARQLRVLEDLLVVSRQQKESQPQGRPVKTGFVSSLFGHRRDPISGRRTIHEGIDFAANTGTDIHTVGSGIVIMSGMLGAYGRVVEVNHGNGYVTRYAHTSANTVKVGERVTKGQVIAKVGMSGRSTGPHLHFEVFYNGRVVDPQRYIQAAR; encoded by the coding sequence ATGGAGATTATTGTCGTCAATCGGCGCGGTGGCCAGGTCAGGCCCTTGTCGCTGGGACACAAGACCTTGAAGTGGGGCGCCATTGTCGCCGGCTTTTTGATGTTGTCTATCGTGATGGCGGGCGGCTGGGTGGGCGCCAAGATCGGCGCACTGCATGCGGATCAGGTCCGAAGCGCTGAGTTGGCGGATGACATTTCTCTGACTGCCCTGACCGAGTGGTCAAACCTGCTGGCCGACCAGGAAGATCGACTGGCCGAGCTGCAGCGTGAATCGGGCGAAGAGGCACGCGCCCTGTCGCGGCGGCTGGGCATTTTGCAGGCGCAGATCACCCGGCTGGAAGCCGCCGGCACGCGACTTGCCGAGCTGTCCGGTCTCGACGCCGGCGAGTTCAATTTTCAGGCGCCGCCGTCGGTGGGCGGGCCCGAGTTGCTGGTCGATGACCAGCAGGGCGAGCCGTCCTCAACCGACCTGCGCAGCGCGCTGAGTCAGACCGAGGCGCAGGTTCGGGATCGCGCCCGACAGTTGCGCGTGCTCGAAGATCTGCTGGTGGTCAGCCGACAGCAGAAGGAGAGTCAGCCGCAGGGGCGTCCGGTCAAGACCGGCTTCGTGTCGTCCCTGTTCGGGCATCGCCGCGACCCCATCAGCGGGCGCCGCACCATTCACGAGGGCATCGATTTCGCGGCCAACACCGGCACTGACATCCATACGGTGGGCAGCGGCATTGTGATCATGTCGGGGATGCTGGGCGCCTATGGGCGTGTGGTCGAAGTCAACCATGGGAACGGCTACGTGACCCGCTATGCCCACACCAGTGCCAACACCGTGAAAGTGGGTGAGCGGGTGACCAAGGGGCAAGTGATCGCCAAGGTCGGCATGTCGGGGCGGTCCACCGGCCCGCACCTGCATTTCGAGGTGTTCTACAACGGTCGGGTGGTGGACCCGCAGCGCTACATTCAGGCTGCCCGATAA